The segment TATAAAATGGTAAGTAATGAGTAGTAAATAAattctgaaaaagaaaaaaatttgacaatataTAGCATTATTCTAAAGAAATTCATATTTATCCTTTAAATCCCATCCAGCAAGATTAGCAACTTTAGTCAGAGCAGCCTTCCATGTTTGTACATTTTCTATGTTATCCTTGAAATTCTCTTCATGTTTGGCAAAGGCTTCTCCAAAAGTCCCCCTATGATTTCGCACATCACTAGGATCTACATAATGAAAAACAGGTAGAACTACCAATCCTGTCTTTTCCATGCATTCAACGATCTTTGTTAGTTCAATCAAGCACCACTTTGAAGAAGCGTAGTCTCTTGATAGAATAACGATAGCAAATCTCGATTCTTCTATTGCTTTCAAGAGCTCCGAGGCAATAGATGTTCCCTGCTTGAGTTTTTCATCATCCCTAAAAGTGAATATGCCTTTTTGTTTCAAACCAGCATATAGATGGTCTGTAAATTTTTTGCGAGTGTCTTCGCCTCTGAAACTGAGAAATACATCGTATTTCCATCTcttggaagaagaagaggaagatgcAGATGAAAGAAGAGCCATGAAGGAAATGGATGATCTAAAACAATGAGGTTACAGATTCATGAAACTGCAAGTTCgacaaaaaaaaaccctcaaaaaaGCGTCTTGGTGAACACATATGGAAGTATGTGTTTGAAAGTTGTAACAAGAGTGGGTCAAAAGTTCATTTTCTATGAcc is part of the Quercus robur chromosome 9, dhQueRobu3.1, whole genome shotgun sequence genome and harbors:
- the LOC126700121 gene encoding TMV resistance protein N-like, which encodes MALLSSASSSSSSKRWKYDVFLSFRGEDTRKKFTDHLYAGLKQKGIFTFRDDEKLKQGTSIASELLKAIEESRFAIVILSRDYASSKWCLIELTKIVECMEKTGLVVLPVFHYVDPSDVRNHRGTFGEAFAKHEENFKDNIENVQTWKAALTKVANLAGWDLKDKYEFL